The following are encoded in a window of Rissa tridactyla isolate bRisTri1 chromosome 3, bRisTri1.patW.cur.20221130, whole genome shotgun sequence genomic DNA:
- the LOC128907316 gene encoding adhesion G-protein coupled receptor F2-like, with protein sequence MDVRVVHCLLLWALHVFPAAPRSALRVLSKESKTGNQQDGCVNLVPCKDNGAICIQPCSPSFHGETRFVCNERKWQMFADACASLDIQSLFQRISERDLLSSSGRDVSVAGGHLPFIGEGKPVHGKPGHGAKYFGADDHGNSNCQADFSCIIPEILSSPAIPGNIADIVELLKKISLLLSEDVNRGKMQSYIRIANHILNSSVISNWAFVRDRNAGSILLDSVNLFAGKLLLRNGSESIQEPFISTKGYSIHKNTSGKRFDFSMEFNNTGNITGHVVIPEEELLKLPKTSKAVSIAFPTLGAIIETSRLDPGFVNGMVLSVSLPEELRHILLTFEKVNKLENVKAQCVGWHSTERRWDTRACAMKSDNISSVVCNCKHHHRTFKSFSILMSPTMLRNAALDYITRVGLGLSIFSLVLCLIIEAVVWHHVTKTEITYMRHFCLVNIAMSLLIADVLFILAAIVHHTALNYQLCVAATFFLHFFYLALFFWMFTLGLLILYGLLFVFFKITRSVFIATAFSIGYGCPLVISILTVAITEPKNGYLRSGACWLNWYETKALLAFVVPALSIIVVNVVVVVVVVVKTGRSAVGEGCKSQDLRNMMRISKNVALLTPLLGLTWGFGLATIVESRSLAFHITFALLNAFQVNSVRLGIARAQTLSRGKGSRSKRGWQRALCMKNWM encoded by the exons gTTCTCAGTAAGGAATCAAAGACTGGCAATCAGCAAG ATGGGTGTGTAAATCTCGTTCCGTGCAAAGATAACGGGGCTATTTGTATTCAGCCTTGTTCTCCCTCCTTCCACGGGGAGACGCGCTTTGTCTGCAACGAGAGAAAGTGGCAAATGTTCGCAGATGCCTGTGCAAGCCTGGACATTCAGTCCCTTTTTCAG AGGATTTCTGAGCGTGATCTCCTTTCAAGCTCTGGCAGAGATGTTAGCGTTGCTGGAGGACACCTTCCTTTTATTGGGGAAGGAAAGCCAGTGCATGGGAAGCCTGGACATGGAGCAAAATATTTTGGTGCCGACGACCATGGGAATAGTAACTGCCAAGCTGATTTTTCATGCATTATCCCAGAAATCCTGTCTTCACCAGCCATTCCAGGAAACATTGCTGATATAGTGGAATTACTAAAGAAGATTTCCCTGCTGCTATCCGAGGATGTCAATAGAGGAAAAATGCAG agtTACATCAGGATAGCAAACCATATTCTGAACAGCTCCGTCATTTCCAACTGGGCTTTTGTAAGGGACAGGAATGCCGGTTCAATATTACTGGACTCAGTGAATTTATTTGCTGGGAAACTTCTTCTAAGGAATGGCTCGGAAAGTATACAGGAACCCTTCATCTCTACAAAAGGCTACAGCATACATAAAAATACTTCAGGGAAGAGATTTGATTTTTCTATGGAGTTCAATAACACAGGCAATATCACCGGGCATGTGGTCATTCCAGAAGAAGAGCTTTTGAAGTTACCAAAGACTTCCAAAGCCGTCAGCATTGCATTTCCAACACTTGGAGCCATTATAGAAACCAGCCGGTTGGACCCCGGTTTTGTGAATGGAATGGTGTTATCGGTGTCCCTGCCAGAAGAGCTCCGGCATATTTTGCTCACCTTCGAAAAGGTGAATAAACTGGAGAACGTCAAGGCTCAGTGCGTTGGGTGGCACTCTACGGAAAGGAGGTGGGATACCAGGGCGTGCGCCATGAAGTCGGACAACATCAGCAGCGTTGTTTGCAACTGCAAGCATCACCACCGGACGTTCAAATCCTTCTCCATTTTGATGTCCCCCACCATGTTGCGAAATGCAGCGCTGGATTACATTACACGTGTAGGGTTAGGCCTTTCCATTTTCAGCTTGGTTCTCTGCCTTATCATTGAGGCTGTCGTCTGGCACCACGTTACAAAAACTGAAATAACCTACATGCGCCATTTTTGTTTGGTCAACATCGCTATGTCGCTTCTCATTGCTGATGTTCTGTTTATCTTAGCGGCTATTGTGCACCATACAGCCCTAAACTACCAGTTGTGTGTAGCAGCcacttttttccttcactttttctaTCTTGCCTTGTTTTTTTGGATGTTTACCCTGGGCCTCTTGATTCTCTATGggttgttatttgttttttttaagataacgAGATCTGTATTCATAGCTACAGCATTCTCAATTGGATATGGATGTCCCTTGGTCATATCTATCCTCACTGTTGCTATTACTGAACCAAAAAATGGCTATTTAAGGAGTGGAGCCTGCTGGCTTAATTGGTATGAGACGAAAGCCCTTTTGGCCTTTGTTGTACCTGCTCTGAGCATCATTGTTGTGAatgtggtggtggtagtggtggttGTGGTGAAGACTGGGAGATCCGCTGTTGGAGAAGGCTGCAAGTCACAAGATTTGAGGAACATGATGCGAATTAGCAAAAACGTGGCACTTCTGACACCTCTTCTGGGTCTCACCTGGGGGTTTGGATTAGCAACGATTGTCGAGAGTCGCTCCCTGGCATTCCACATTACGTTTGCGCTACTGAACGCCTTCCAGGTAAACTCTGTGAGACTGGGCATAGCGCGCGCTCAGACTTTGAGCCGGGGGAAAGGTAGCAGGTCAAAGAGGGGCTGGCAGCGTGCCTTGTGCATGAAAAACTGGATGTAA